In Cryptomeria japonica chromosome 10, Sugi_1.0, whole genome shotgun sequence, a genomic segment contains:
- the LOC131063847 gene encoding uncharacterized protein LOC131063847, whose product MGKGLFSWTTENKERLKNASLEVALIDEKGVEFKGQGGHRFQLSVPASIFTPDDDDDDDLDFFLAYFLGKQDESSKEFEEKVRTLNEKIQNVEVSLGLRALEVVMDHIINTFANGQGEIKAAEDSDLDKKVEKLVNSGGANRGVLKAVMTEFKNLSRSGLAGIAVEIPDESDICKWHVKMDMSLFKDSEGLYQDLQNYAARVSESRVNKETEKGKDYFSGILLEVSFPNEYPFSPPFVRVLSPKFRFHTGHVTIGGAICTEMLTPSGWLPSLSMETVLVVIQNVIVDGEGRLELEASASDAHRDYTVEEARSAFQRFARQHGWIK is encoded by the coding sequence ATGGGGAAAGGTCTGTTTTCATGGACGACGGAGAACAAAGAAAGACTAAAAAATGCATCTTTGGAGGTGGCACTGATCGATGAGAAGGGCGTTGAGTTCAAAGGTCAGGGAGGCCACAGATTCCAGCTTTCTGTGCCTGCCTCTATTTTTACtcccgatgatgatgatgacgacgatctTGATTTCTTTCTCGCTTATTTTTTGGGAAAACAAGATGAAagcagcaaagaatttgaagaaAAGGTAAGGACTCTCAACGAAAAGATTCAAAATGTGGAAGTTAGTCTGGGGCTTAGAGCTCTGGAAGTGGTTATGGATCACATAATCAACACATTTGCAAACGGACAAGGAGAAATTAAGGCGGCAGAAGATTCAGATCTTGATAAAAAGGTGGAAAAACTTGTTAATTCTGGTGGAGCGAACAGAGGCGTATTGAAAGCCGTGATGACAGAGTTCAAAAATCTGTCACGTTCTGGCCTTGCGGGCATTGCGGTGGAAATCCCCGACGAGAGCGATATCTGTAAGTGGCATGTGAAGATGGACATGAGCCTGTTTAAAGATAGCGAGGGTTTGTATCAAGATCTGCAGAATTACGCTGCTAGGGTTAGCGAAAGTAGGGTTAATAAAGAGACAGAGAAAGGGAAGGATTATTTCAGCGGTATATTGCTAGAGGTGTCGTTTCCCAACGAATATCCATTTTCGCCCCCTTTTGTCCGCGTGCTTAGCCCTAAGTTCCGGTTTCACACGGGACATGTGACCATCGGGGGTGCCATTTGTACAGAAATGTTGACACCCAGCGGCTGGCTTCCGTCTCTTTCCATGGAGACTGTTCTTGTTGTGATCCAGAATGTGATTGTGGACGGAGAAGGGAGGTTGGAATTGGAGGCTTCTGCATCTGATGCTCACAGGGATTATACTGTGGAGGAGGCTCGTTCAGCTTTCCAACGCTTCGCTCGTCAACATGGATGGATCAAGTGA